In Bartonella machadoae, a single genomic region encodes these proteins:
- the virB10 gene encoding type IV secretion system protein VirB10, with amino-acid sequence MNDKMDEKDFNDRDTIKDARGKNQQSKIGKAAVLLILFSVCLYLAYSTLATEQKQSVEPPRKGIIKQTEIFRPADIKPTPLQQSEQKQSEQKSTLLPKVELPTPTINNQSTADTKLLEAAQRAPVLAYANQQQGQAATNNGVALNPLEKKPDETAQRFNNLLKPTTLEGVRASTLGDRNYIIAMGSSIPCILETAISSDQQGFTSCIVSRDILSDNGRVVLLDKGTQIVGEYRAGLKRGQSRLFVLWNRAKTPDGVIITLASPATDSLGRSGMDGNIDNHWFERIGSALLVSIVKDATSYAKNRLSKGSEKKESETAASGQNIANILTENYTNIPPTLTKNQGEMVNVFVARDLDFSSVYKLKVIENKNKIINRTLSRNFY; translated from the coding sequence ATGAATGACAAAATGGATGAAAAAGACTTCAATGATCGTGATACAATAAAAGACGCTCGCGGAAAGAACCAACAGAGCAAGATAGGAAAAGCAGCTGTCCTTCTTATTCTTTTCAGTGTCTGTCTTTATTTAGCATATTCAACACTTGCCACAGAACAAAAACAATCTGTTGAACCTCCCAGAAAAGGGATTATTAAGCAAACAGAGATTTTCCGCCCTGCTGATATAAAACCAACACCTCTTCAACAAAGTGAACAAAAACAAAGCGAACAAAAGAGCACTCTGTTACCCAAAGTTGAGCTCCCAACACCGACAATAAATAATCAATCAACCGCTGACACTAAGCTTTTGGAAGCAGCACAACGTGCTCCTGTGTTGGCCTATGCAAATCAACAGCAAGGACAAGCAGCAACAAATAATGGTGTTGCACTGAACCCACTTGAAAAAAAGCCTGATGAAACAGCACAACGCTTTAATAATCTTCTCAAGCCCACAACCCTTGAAGGTGTTCGTGCTTCAACACTTGGTGACCGCAACTACATCATCGCCATGGGTTCTTCTATTCCCTGTATTTTAGAAACAGCAATTAGCAGTGATCAACAAGGGTTTACCAGCTGTATCGTTTCCAGAGATATTTTATCAGACAATGGCCGCGTTGTCCTCCTTGATAAAGGCACACAAATTGTTGGCGAATATCGCGCTGGATTAAAAAGAGGGCAAAGTCGCCTCTTTGTTCTCTGGAATAGAGCGAAAACCCCCGATGGTGTCATTATCACATTAGCTTCACCTGCTACGGATTCTTTGGGACGTTCTGGTATGGATGGCAATATTGATAATCATTGGTTCGAACGCATTGGCTCTGCGCTTCTTGTTTCGATTGTCAAAGATGCAACAAGCTACGCGAAAAACCGTCTTTCTAAAGGTTCGGAGAAGAAAGAATCTGAAACCGCCGCTTCGGGGCAAAATATTGCCAATATCCTCACAGAAAATTACACCAATATTCCTCCTACCTTGACCAAAAATCAAGGGGAAATGGTCAATGTTTTTGTGGCTCGCGATTTAGATTTTTCCAGTGTTTATAAATTGAAAGTGATTGAAAACAAAAACAAAATTATCAATCGCACCCTTTCAAGAAACTTTTATTAA
- the virB11 gene encoding P-type DNA transfer ATPase VirB11: protein MNANIDPLHDETVAIVLTKLEPIRAFLNDESLFEVVINRPYQIMTEGFEGWQTIEAPALSFNELMGIAKVVASYSKQNISDKNPILSATLPNNERIQIVIPPAVEKDTISITIRKPSSRNFSLEDLANKDLFSLCEQVSFTPLKDYQSRSHELKNIEHDLITAYCNRDFVSFLNQAVQHQKNILISGKTGSGKTTLSKALIAKIPSNERIITIEDTQELVVPQQNHVSMIYSKDGQGLASIGPKELLESALRMRPDRILLQELRDGTAFYYIRNVNSGHPGSITTVHASTALSAFEQMTLLVKESDGGSDLERDDIRGLLISMIDIIIQCKRIKGKFKVTEIYYDPFKQRNIFGE, encoded by the coding sequence ATGAACGCAAACATAGACCCCTTGCATGATGAAACTGTTGCAATTGTTTTAACAAAACTTGAGCCAATCCGTGCTTTTTTGAACGATGAAAGTCTTTTTGAAGTTGTCATCAATCGTCCCTATCAAATCATGACGGAAGGGTTTGAAGGATGGCAAACCATAGAGGCACCAGCTCTTTCGTTTAATGAGCTTATGGGGATTGCTAAAGTTGTCGCCTCCTACTCTAAACAAAATATATCGGATAAAAATCCCATCTTATCAGCGACGCTACCCAATAATGAACGTATTCAAATTGTCATTCCTCCAGCGGTAGAAAAAGACACCATCAGTATAACAATTCGCAAACCGTCATCACGCAATTTTTCCCTAGAAGATCTTGCCAATAAAGATCTTTTTTCCTTGTGTGAACAGGTCTCATTTACCCCTTTAAAAGATTATCAATCGCGTTCTCATGAACTTAAAAACATTGAACATGACTTGATAACGGCTTATTGCAACAGGGACTTTGTTTCCTTTTTAAATCAAGCTGTACAACATCAAAAAAATATTCTGATTTCCGGAAAAACCGGTTCGGGAAAAACAACACTCTCAAAGGCACTGATTGCCAAAATTCCCAGTAATGAACGTATTATCACCATTGAAGATACACAAGAACTGGTTGTCCCACAACAAAACCATGTTTCTATGATCTACTCAAAAGATGGGCAGGGTTTAGCTTCTATTGGTCCCAAAGAATTGCTTGAATCTGCTTTACGCATGCGCCCTGACCGCATTCTTTTACAAGAGCTTCGTGATGGTACAGCCTTTTATTATATCCGCAATGTCAATTCAGGTCACCCTGGTTCAATTACCACGGTTCATGCCTCAACGGCCCTGTCTGCCTTTGAACAAATGACCCTTCTGGTCAAAGAAAGTGACGGTGGAAGTGATTTAGAGCGTGATGATATTCGAGGGCTCTTGATCTCAATGATTGATATTATCATCCAATGTAAACGGATTAAAGGAAAGTTTAAAGTCACAGAAATCTATTATGATCCGTTCAAACAACGCAATATTTTCGGGGAGTAA
- a CDS encoding BID domain-containing T4SS effector yields the protein MPKAKTKTKGMPSLHHYVYPGTNTLKNKYRTKDFITFVQKSRHDTEKAATDLRKEPLPERFDSTYLCRIHHQLFQKTFEWAGLTRDVPFTFADGTTAVMPGMQKKDSEVFFAVGDEIQEGLQKLEQTLAEKNNLRGLTREDFVKEATPIFVSLNQLHPFRDGNGRVQRVFFENLAKAAGHQLDFSLATKERLTTASIAAAQDGDLEPMHHLFEDISHPEKRRILKEFMNSMKALGRNVNDRPVMVAKEGETYSGTYRGAGVEGFTVNVKGAYIIGNKDYLAPEQLKTLKPGDKFTFTVPKAQDLENTLIPKEARTSLTQDEYAEMISQDACVNACREQIQKSAKIVYGSSKILNAQMEELIKNPNLSQQLATQIAKRPHSIAHLAGFDFICLKNQARADAEEHIETLCHAVTNFAHAVKNAKREITKEHQAEQKRCGQKVAMPNQNLQNLFALPKELQQETLQASPSLQKELRGFVTEINARLSSNEQKAIKNNDHETLAKSLGVSERKAQEITDITKQAKEIHQQSQVRTSNRSKGLAMAS from the coding sequence ATGCCAAAAGCAAAAACAAAAACAAAAGGAATGCCCTCGCTTCATCACTATGTCTATCCTGGCACCAACACACTGAAAAATAAATATAGAACAAAAGACTTTATAACCTTCGTTCAAAAATCGAGACATGATACAGAAAAAGCAGCAACCGATCTACGAAAAGAACCCCTACCAGAACGATTTGATAGCACCTACCTCTGCCGTATTCACCACCAATTATTTCAAAAGACATTTGAATGGGCTGGTTTAACCCGCGATGTTCCCTTCACCTTTGCTGATGGCACCACAGCCGTCATGCCAGGAATGCAAAAAAAAGACTCGGAGGTTTTTTTTGCCGTCGGTGACGAAATCCAAGAAGGCTTACAAAAACTAGAACAAACACTTGCCGAAAAAAATAATTTGCGAGGCTTAACACGTGAAGATTTTGTTAAAGAAGCAACGCCAATATTTGTCTCTCTCAACCAACTCCACCCCTTCAGAGATGGGAATGGACGCGTACAACGCGTTTTTTTTGAAAATCTCGCCAAAGCAGCAGGGCATCAACTTGACTTCTCGCTTGCCACAAAAGAACGCCTGACAACTGCCAGTATTGCAGCAGCGCAAGATGGTGATCTAGAGCCTATGCACCATCTGTTTGAGGATATCTCCCATCCAGAAAAAAGGCGTATTTTAAAAGAATTCATGAACAGCATGAAAGCTCTTGGACGTAATGTAAATGACCGCCCTGTTATGGTTGCAAAAGAAGGTGAGACCTACTCAGGAACGTATAGAGGTGCTGGTGTTGAAGGATTTACAGTCAATGTCAAAGGTGCTTACATCATTGGCAACAAAGATTATCTCGCACCAGAACAATTAAAAACCTTAAAACCCGGTGATAAATTTACCTTTACAGTCCCCAAAGCACAAGATCTTGAAAACACGCTCATTCCCAAAGAGGCACGAACCTCTTTGACGCAAGATGAATATGCCGAAATGATTAGCCAAGATGCTTGTGTCAATGCATGCCGCGAACAAATCCAGAAATCGGCAAAAATTGTTTATGGAAGCTCGAAAATATTAAACGCACAGATGGAGGAACTTATTAAAAATCCAAATCTTAGTCAACAACTTGCGACACAGATTGCGAAGCGTCCGCATTCTATTGCGCATCTTGCCGGTTTCGACTTCATATGCTTAAAAAATCAAGCACGTGCCGATGCTGAAGAGCATATTGAAACACTCTGTCATGCCGTTACAAATTTTGCACATGCTGTAAAAAATGCTAAACGAGAAATCACAAAAGAGCATCAAGCAGAACAAAAACGCTGCGGACAAAAAGTAGCAATGCCAAATCAGAACTTGCAAAATCTCTTCGCTTTACCAAAAGAATTACAGCAAGAAACCTTACAAGCTTCTCCCTCTCTTCAAAAAGAACTCCGCGGTTTTGTAACAGAGATCAATGCGCGTCTCTCATCAAACGAGCAGAAGGCCATCAAGAACAATGATCATGAAACACTTGCGAAAAGTCTTGGTGTCTCAGAACGTAAAGCACAGGAAATTACCGATATCACGAAGCAAGCCAAAGAAATACACCAACAATCGCAAGTCCGTACATCCAATCGCTCAAAAGGACTCGCTATGGCGAGCTAA
- a CDS encoding BID domain-containing T4SS effector, producing MPKAKSKTKGIPSPHHYIYPDTNVLKNKYGETNLKLFLEKCSHDREQATKKLREEALPEHFDFAYLCHLHHQLFQNTFEWAGQIRTAPFTFADGTTAAMPEMKRAEWDKAFVSDAEILENLQKLEKTLAERDNLQGLTRQEFITQAVGIFVSLKNIHPFVDGNEHAAQLFFENLAKAAGHQLDFSLVTQERMMAAYTQAAQYGNPEPMWHLFEDISNPEKIRTLQSFMNSMKELRRDVDDRPVMAAKEGVTYLGTYQDVNSHSFLLETQEIYIIGNKKQLTPEQIKTLKSGDTMLFTAPKAQELENTLIPKERLEPLTERAFAQRVANSVHVETAREQIQHLSKIVYGNSEILNEQMEEMFKNPDLSRKFSNQIKRVPHSISSLSGADFLFFRTQARARAEEHVILLSRAVIHYADAVTYARHAITREHQNEQARRGREVEKPSKELQNLLYLSPEKQTEILSQSPLLYQELHSFIRTLEHRLSSNETHAIKTHDYETLAKSLGVAEQKAKEITNIVEKAKAAHEQVSLRKINRSNVLAMVS from the coding sequence ATGCCAAAAGCAAAGTCAAAAACGAAAGGAATCCCCTCACCGCATCATTATATCTATCCTGATACCAACGTACTTAAAAACAAATATGGAGAAACGAATTTAAAACTCTTTTTAGAAAAATGTTCGCATGATAGAGAACAAGCAACGAAGAAGCTGCGTGAAGAAGCGCTGCCAGAACATTTTGATTTTGCTTATCTGTGTCATCTCCATCACCAATTATTTCAAAATACCTTTGAATGGGCTGGACAAATCCGCACGGCTCCCTTCACATTTGCAGATGGCACCACAGCCGCTATGCCGGAAATGAAAAGGGCAGAATGGGACAAGGCTTTTGTCAGTGATGCGGAAATCCTTGAAAATTTACAAAAATTAGAGAAAACACTTGCCGAAAGAGATAATTTGCAAGGCTTAACGCGCCAAGAATTTATCACTCAAGCGGTAGGCATCTTTGTTTCTCTCAAAAATATCCACCCCTTTGTAGATGGCAATGAACACGCAGCGCAACTGTTCTTTGAAAATCTTGCCAAAGCAGCGGGGCATCAGCTTGACTTTTCGCTGGTAACACAAGAGCGCATGATGGCTGCCTATACGCAAGCAGCACAATATGGCAATCCAGAACCTATGTGGCATCTCTTTGAAGATATCTCCAATCCCGAAAAAATACGTACATTACAATCCTTTATGAACAGCATGAAAGAACTTCGGCGTGATGTTGATGATCGTCCTGTTATGGCAGCAAAAGAAGGTGTTACTTACCTTGGCACCTATCAAGATGTGAATTCTCATAGCTTTCTGCTCGAAACGCAAGAGATTTACATCATCGGCAATAAAAAGCAGCTTACGCCAGAACAAATAAAAACCTTAAAATCCGGTGATACAATGCTTTTTACAGCTCCAAAGGCACAAGAGCTTGAAAACACCCTCATTCCCAAAGAAAGACTAGAACCTCTTACAGAACGTGCGTTTGCACAAAGGGTTGCAAACAGTGTTCATGTTGAGACAGCTCGAGAGCAAATTCAACATTTGTCAAAAATCGTTTATGGCAACTCAGAAATATTAAACGAACAGATGGAAGAGATGTTTAAAAATCCAGATTTAAGTCGAAAGTTTTCTAATCAGATTAAACGCGTTCCTCATTCTATTTCTTCTCTTTCCGGTGCCGATTTTTTGTTCTTTAGAACGCAAGCGCGCGCAAGAGCCGAAGAGCATGTCATTCTGCTTTCTCGTGCCGTTATACATTATGCGGATGCTGTCACTTATGCGCGTCATGCCATCACGCGAGAACATCAAAACGAACAAGCACGCCGTGGAAGAGAGGTAGAGAAGCCGAGTAAAGAGTTACAAAATCTTCTTTACTTATCACCAGAAAAACAAACAGAAATCTTATCTCAATCTCCTCTGTTATACCAAGAACTGCACAGTTTCATACGCACTTTAGAGCATCGTCTCTCATCAAACGAAACTCATGCGATCAAAACCCATGATTATGAAACACTTGCGAAAAGTCTTGGTGTAGCAGAACAAAAAGCAAAGGAAATTACCAATATTGTTGAGAAAGCCAAAGCAGCCCATGAACAAGTTTCCCTCCGTAAGATTAATCGTTCCAATGTGCTGGCTATGGTCAGCTAA
- the traG gene encoding Ti-type conjugative transfer system protein TraG: MQYTKTQLALILMPIPLGILTIFLVPHFLLLITNGLTNDQVYWYLRSEPLLMLGLVAAVFLFYTLLQKLHLRKAITHVSAVFFALLALYHISGEVIRLSPYVGQQGITWNYALQFMDSMVIYGVITGFVFLAIQIFISFPHDNKVKRAKKGVFGDAAWMNLREAGRIFPANGQIVVGERYRVDQDNVCNIPFAPGNKSTWGKGGKVPLLSFNLDFGSTHMIFFAGSGGYKTTSTVVPTCLTYPGSIVCLDPSTEVAPMVRFARKKMGNRNVIVLDPNSILTKNFNVIDWLLDDSVPRTQREANIVSFAKLLLSDKKSENSSAEYFSTQAHNLLTALLAHVIFSDEYEDSERNLKTLRGMLSQSETAVVNQLRVIQETTPSPFIREMVGVFTEMAEQTFSGVYTTASKDTQWLSLSNYADLVCGDDFASSDITNGNTDVFLNLPASILNSYPAIGRVIIGAFLNAMITADGNYKKRVLFVLDEVDLLGYMNILEEARDRGRKYGTSLMLFYQSTGQLVNHFGEAGARSWFESCSFVSYAAIKDLQTAKDISERCGQMTVEVTGTSKSRGLSLGKSSYNFNYQQRALILPHEVIQKMRQDEQIILMQGHPPLRCGRAIYFRRKEMLAAADKNRFAPQKKKN; the protein is encoded by the coding sequence ATGCAATACACAAAAACGCAACTTGCGCTTATTTTAATGCCAATCCCTTTAGGCATTTTAACAATATTCCTCGTTCCTCATTTTTTGTTGTTGATCACCAATGGTTTAACAAATGATCAAGTTTATTGGTATCTTCGCTCAGAACCGTTATTGATGTTAGGGCTGGTAGCTGCTGTTTTCTTATTTTACACGCTGTTACAAAAACTACACCTCCGCAAAGCGATTACACATGTCTCAGCTGTTTTTTTTGCGCTCCTTGCCCTTTACCACATCAGCGGTGAAGTCATACGCTTAAGTCCCTATGTTGGTCAACAAGGCATAACGTGGAATTATGCTCTCCAATTTATGGATTCCATGGTTATCTATGGTGTTATTACCGGCTTTGTTTTTTTAGCAATTCAAATTTTTATAAGCTTTCCACACGATAACAAAGTCAAGCGTGCCAAAAAAGGTGTTTTTGGTGATGCGGCATGGATGAATTTACGAGAAGCCGGAAGAATCTTTCCTGCCAATGGTCAAATTGTTGTTGGCGAAAGATACCGTGTTGATCAAGATAATGTCTGCAATATTCCCTTTGCACCTGGCAATAAAAGCACTTGGGGAAAAGGTGGAAAAGTGCCCTTGCTTTCTTTTAATCTTGATTTTGGTTCAACGCACATGATCTTTTTTGCCGGCTCTGGTGGTTATAAAACAACAAGCACGGTGGTTCCGACCTGTTTAACCTATCCAGGCTCCATTGTTTGCCTTGACCCTTCCACGGAAGTTGCTCCAATGGTGAGATTTGCTCGAAAAAAAATGGGCAATAGAAATGTTATTGTTCTTGATCCCAATTCTATTTTAACAAAAAACTTTAATGTGATCGATTGGCTTTTAGATGACAGCGTACCACGCACACAACGGGAAGCCAATATTGTGAGTTTTGCCAAATTGCTTCTCTCTGATAAGAAATCAGAGAATTCTTCGGCGGAATATTTTTCAACACAAGCGCATAATCTTTTAACCGCTCTTCTTGCCCATGTGATCTTCTCAGATGAATATGAAGACAGTGAACGCAATTTGAAAACATTACGGGGGATGTTGTCTCAATCAGAAACGGCTGTTGTCAATCAACTCCGTGTCATTCAAGAAACAACCCCTTCTCCTTTTATTCGTGAAATGGTTGGTGTTTTTACAGAAATGGCAGAGCAAACCTTTTCAGGGGTCTACACGACTGCATCAAAAGACACCCAATGGCTTTCTTTGTCTAATTACGCTGATCTTGTTTGCGGTGATGACTTTGCATCTTCGGATATCACAAATGGCAATACAGATGTTTTTCTCAATCTCCCAGCGAGTATTTTAAACAGTTATCCAGCCATTGGACGGGTGATTATTGGTGCCTTTTTAAATGCCATGATCACAGCTGATGGAAATTATAAAAAGCGTGTTTTATTTGTCTTAGATGAAGTTGATCTTCTTGGTTACATGAATATTTTAGAAGAGGCACGCGACCGTGGTCGTAAATACGGCACATCCTTGATGCTTTTTTATCAATCCACGGGTCAGTTGGTCAATCACTTTGGCGAAGCAGGAGCCCGATCATGGTTTGAAAGCTGTTCATTTGTCAGTTACGCCGCCATTAAAGATCTCCAAACAGCCAAAGATATTTCAGAACGCTGCGGTCAAATGACCGTTGAAGTAACCGGCACAAGCAAATCGAGAGGTTTGTCTTTGGGCAAGAGCTCTTACAACTTTAATTATCAACAACGAGCCCTCATTTTACCGCATGAAGTGATTCAGAAAATGCGTCAAGATGAACAAATTATCCTTATGCAAGGGCATCCCCCTTTACGATGTGGTCGAGCGATCTATTTTAGAAGAAAAGAGATGTTAGCAGCTGCTGACAAGAACCGTTTTGCTCCACAAAAAAAGAAAAACTAA
- a CDS encoding BID domain-containing T4SS effector: MLEQNYLYKKSKTLKNKYGITDPQQLYTRSAKNAAKAAVNFRLEPPPQKFDADYLKKIHWSLFYQTFEWAGHTRDQSFTFADGSTARMPAMRPKGYEMPFAVGSQIQKELKKLERSLRAKNNLQGLSRQEFATEAAEVFATLNHIHPFRKGNGRVNRMFMEKLGEAAGYKIDFSFVTQARMNFACIEAMQNGNPQPMQDLFEDITHPQKAQLLKEFISQMRNSGLNEINNRVVVAAKEGVPYDGFYMGSSAEGFVMEVAGAFVVGHKDDLAPEQIKNLQNGARLCFEKTNVQNIRETLIPKETLAPLSPKELFDRLQDDPSIETCQKQVENLSKRVYGKRHALRAQMEITNGDPSLGEQFVNQIAQNPKAIGKLAGRKVLGITSPSRRQAEEHLPQLCEAFKNYVTIAQQTKEEILEQHAKEQNRLGKSVEKPSRNLQTLFSLPVDQQREALSHSPTLKQELHSYGRQLHCRLSSEERKAIQDKDITRLSCLLGTSESKAKDIAKAVDHTKEAQCQARALKVSRSSSLALTS; encoded by the coding sequence ATGTTAGAGCAAAATTATCTGTATAAAAAGAGCAAAACACTGAAAAATAAATATGGTATCACAGATCCACAACAACTCTATACACGCAGTGCCAAAAATGCAGCCAAAGCAGCAGTAAATTTTCGCCTTGAACCACCACCACAAAAATTTGATGCTGACTACCTAAAAAAGATTCACTGGAGTCTTTTCTATCAAACTTTTGAATGGGCTGGCCATACGCGTGATCAATCCTTTACCTTTGCGGATGGCTCCACAGCACGTATGCCAGCAATGCGCCCCAAAGGTTATGAGATGCCCTTCGCTGTCGGTTCTCAGATTCAAAAAGAACTAAAGAAATTAGAGCGAAGTCTTCGCGCCAAGAACAATTTACAAGGCTTATCACGCCAAGAGTTTGCTACCGAGGCCGCTGAAGTTTTTGCGACACTCAATCATATCCATCCTTTCCGAAAAGGGAATGGACGTGTCAATCGCATGTTCATGGAAAAACTTGGGGAAGCAGCAGGTTATAAGATTGACTTTTCTTTTGTCACACAAGCACGCATGAACTTTGCCTGTATTGAAGCCATGCAAAATGGCAACCCACAGCCAATGCAAGATTTGTTTGAAGATATCACCCATCCGCAAAAAGCACAGCTTTTAAAAGAATTCATCTCCCAGATGAGAAATTCTGGTCTCAATGAAATCAACAATCGCGTTGTTGTCGCCGCAAAAGAAGGTGTACCTTACGATGGTTTCTATATGGGGTCTTCAGCAGAAGGTTTTGTTATGGAAGTGGCAGGCGCTTTCGTTGTGGGCCACAAAGATGATCTCGCACCAGAGCAAATCAAAAACTTACAAAATGGCGCCCGCCTCTGCTTTGAAAAAACCAATGTTCAAAATATACGAGAAACTCTAATTCCGAAAGAAACATTAGCGCCTCTCTCCCCTAAAGAACTTTTTGATAGGCTGCAAGATGATCCCTCTATCGAAACATGCCAAAAACAAGTTGAGAATTTATCAAAACGTGTTTATGGCAAGAGGCATGCGTTAAGAGCACAGATGGAGATCACAAATGGTGATCCAAGCTTGGGGGAACAGTTTGTCAATCAAATAGCGCAAAATCCTAAAGCCATTGGTAAACTTGCGGGAAGAAAAGTTCTTGGCATAACAAGCCCATCGCGAAGACAAGCTGAAGAGCATCTTCCACAGCTTTGTGAAGCCTTTAAAAATTATGTAACAATAGCACAACAGACGAAGGAGGAAATTCTAGAGCAACACGCAAAAGAACAAAACCGCTTGGGCAAATCTGTTGAAAAACCCTCAAGAAACCTGCAAACTCTTTTTTCTCTACCAGTGGATCAACAAAGAGAAGCCTTGTCTCATTCTCCTACACTAAAACAAGAACTGCATAGTTATGGGCGTCAATTACACTGTCGTTTGTCATCAGAAGAGCGTAAAGCCATACAGGACAAAGATATCACAAGACTTTCTTGCCTGCTTGGCACCTCAGAAAGCAAAGCCAAAGACATTGCCAAAGCCGTAGACCATACCAAAGAAGCACAATGTCAAGCACGCGCCCTCAAAGTTAGTCGCTCTTCATCCCTCGCTCTTACCAGCTAA
- a CDS encoding BID domain-containing T4SS effector: MKKHQQSPSSAVNPEDLYAQVNKPKREQHQAQTPETPYAPQYPLQGASSSSRPRRGQQREELVSPYSVSDLSKNNWRASLEEPQNWYIDREHPHKQPEHHYADLDFGGNSGRNPQRRSTHLYAEIDPRGGRNPAQPVESVYAELGRGNGGPDADHRENPIYEGVEARRRTSPPQTTKDLVTSGLLKNTAYQYGASEVKVWCATVYGNENALNEKLFEILNDPSKGRDILQKLMEDPESPGKLAGHKALGVRSPARKAAEDGFQPLCDALERHVRTAKKLHKALTREHSQDKGIEKGQESLERGHHHHHDRHQRQGREHESPQQERHHRGREQSGMAFAM, translated from the coding sequence ATGAAAAAACATCAACAAAGCCCTTCTTCAGCAGTTAATCCAGAAGATCTCTATGCACAGGTTAATAAACCAAAAAGAGAGCAGCATCAGGCACAAACACCAGAAACTCCCTATGCCCCACAATACCCACTACAAGGCGCCAGTTCCTCTTCAAGACCGCGTCGTGGACAACAGCGTGAAGAGCTCGTAAGCCCCTATTCAGTAAGTGATCTGTCAAAAAACAATTGGCGAGCATCCCTCGAAGAACCCCAAAACTGGTATATAGATAGAGAACATCCTCATAAACAACCAGAACATCACTACGCAGATCTTGACTTCGGTGGCAATAGCGGGCGCAATCCTCAACGAAGATCAACGCATCTCTACGCAGAAATAGACCCACGTGGAGGGCGCAATCCCGCGCAACCAGTAGAAAGTGTCTACGCAGAGCTCGGTAGAGGAAATGGTGGACCAGACGCTGACCACCGAGAAAACCCTATCTACGAAGGTGTGGAAGCAAGAAGAAGAACGTCACCTCCCCAAACAACGAAAGATTTAGTAACTTCAGGGCTTTTAAAAAACACAGCCTACCAATATGGTGCAAGCGAAGTTAAAGTATGGTGCGCAACTGTGTATGGTAACGAGAATGCTTTGAATGAGAAACTTTTTGAGATTCTTAATGATCCTAGCAAAGGACGTGACATCTTACAAAAACTGATGGAAGATCCTGAAAGCCCTGGTAAGCTTGCGGGTCACAAAGCACTTGGCGTCAGAAGCCCAGCCCGCAAAGCAGCTGAAGACGGTTTTCAGCCCCTTTGTGATGCTCTTGAACGACATGTAAGGACTGCAAAAAAGCTACACAAAGCTCTTACACGTGAACATAGCCAAGACAAGGGTATTGAGAAAGGTCAAGAAAGTCTAGAGCGTGGACACCACCACCATCATGATCGCCATCAACGCCAAGGAAGGGAGCATGAATCTCCACAACAAGAAAGGCACCACCGCGGCAGAGAGCAAAGTGGAATGGCTTTTGCGATGTAA